Proteins from a single region of Nakamurella deserti:
- the kdpF gene encoding K(+)-transporting ATPase subunit F translates to MGTVVLLAVSAALVVYLLVALLSPERF, encoded by the coding sequence ATGGGCACCGTCGTCCTGCTCGCGGTCAGCGCCGCACTGGTGGTCTACCTGTTGGTGGCGCTGCTGTCGCCGGAGCGGTTCTGA
- a CDS encoding DUF2231 domain-containing protein — protein MFDTAFGLPLHPLIVHLVVVLLPLASITVLLAAVWPRFRRWAGPLPLGLAVVGTAAVPVATQAGEALANTGLGQKPTVAPHAALGELMIWWALALLLAAGLVFWLHLKTRTVDSNRKPGQALVAGIAVFAAVAAVGTVVHVYRVGDSGASSVWGGTSFSSTG, from the coding sequence ATGTTCGACACCGCGTTCGGCCTCCCCCTGCACCCGCTGATCGTCCACCTGGTGGTGGTCTTGCTGCCGCTGGCCTCGATCACCGTGCTGCTCGCCGCCGTCTGGCCGCGGTTCCGCCGTTGGGCCGGGCCGCTGCCGCTGGGGCTCGCCGTCGTCGGGACCGCGGCGGTGCCGGTCGCGACTCAGGCCGGAGAGGCCCTGGCCAACACCGGCCTGGGGCAGAAGCCGACCGTGGCGCCGCACGCTGCCCTGGGTGAGCTGATGATCTGGTGGGCCCTGGCCCTCCTCCTGGCCGCAGGCCTCGTCTTCTGGCTCCACCTGAAGACGCGGACCGTGGACAGCAACCGCAAGCCCGGTCAGGCGCTGGTGGCGGGCATCGCGGTGTTCGCTGCGGTCGCGGCCGTCGGCACGGTGGTGCACGTCTACCGCGTGGGCGACAGCGGCGCGTCGTCGGTCTGGGGCGGAACGAGCTTCAGCAGCACCGGCTGA
- a CDS encoding ABC transporter permease, whose translation MTDGAVRLGPALAGLCVVFALASALLVRWADVGRARDVLTACARAAIQLAGVSLVISAVLRSMTLTAAFVGLMLVIAAATSAHRVSGSRRPAHWWTIVPVAVPVLIALSLIVASTVLPPVPVAVLPVAGIVIGGAMTATSLAGRRAVEELRLRAGEYDAARALGLSRREGVALIGRPAAALALIPVLDQTRTVGLVTLPGAFVGVLLAGADPWQAGTAQLLVLVSLVLVQAMATVLTVELIGRGLIRGPFGRLPE comes from the coding sequence ATGACCGACGGCGCGGTGCGGCTCGGCCCCGCGCTGGCCGGCCTGTGCGTCGTCTTCGCCCTCGCATCGGCGCTGCTGGTCCGGTGGGCCGACGTCGGACGCGCCCGCGACGTGCTCACGGCCTGCGCGCGGGCCGCGATCCAGCTCGCCGGCGTGAGCCTGGTCATCAGCGCGGTGCTGCGGTCGATGACCCTGACCGCGGCCTTCGTGGGGCTGATGCTCGTCATCGCGGCGGCCACCTCGGCGCACCGGGTGAGCGGCTCCCGCCGCCCGGCGCACTGGTGGACGATCGTGCCGGTCGCGGTCCCCGTGCTGATCGCCCTGTCCCTCATCGTCGCCAGCACGGTGCTCCCGCCGGTGCCCGTCGCCGTGCTGCCCGTCGCCGGCATCGTCATCGGCGGCGCGATGACCGCGACCTCACTGGCCGGGCGCCGGGCCGTGGAGGAGCTACGCCTGCGCGCCGGCGAGTACGACGCGGCCCGGGCACTGGGCCTGAGTCGCCGCGAGGGGGTGGCCCTGATCGGCAGACCGGCCGCGGCACTGGCCCTAATCCCCGTCCTGGACCAGACCCGCACCGTCGGGTTGGTCACGCTCCCCGGCGCCTTCGTCGGGGTGCTGCTGGCCGGCGCGGACCCGTGGCAGGCGGGCACGGCCCAGCTGCTCGTGCTGGTCTCGCTGGTCCTGGTGCAGGCGATGGCGACCGTCCTGACCGTGGAGCTCATCGGGCGCGGACTGATCCGCGGCCCGTTCGGCCGACTGCCGGAGTGA
- a CDS encoding sensor domain-containing diguanylate cyclase, which yields MDTVADTEISEAAWLATQQRNLARLKVTAVVAALSIPAVSLSAMVVSEQFVSGHHSYLMAGAIQLIISVPIVVLLFRFVRSDQDRANRLVGSLTSHLSRAVEVAESQARRRELQADRQEFETRLANALDMAEGEPEVIDVIERSFATILPAAPVELLLADNSHAHLTRMASSAAGAPGCGVDSPDHCPAARRAQVQRFDDSDDLDACPKLRGRAEGAVSAVCVPVSIMGRTVGVIHSTGEAGTQVAEDTVLDLGTLSKLGGARIGLLRVMAETQLQAATDSLTGLLNRRSFETQVARARRESPVVAVAMADLDHFKTLNDTYGHETGDRALRLFAKVLAGSVRSQDLVCRQGGEEFVVALMGCGADTARGVLDAVRTRLEAAITVAGLPAFTVSFGLVQGDDREDLPELIERADAALFEAKRAGRDRVVVHDAAGIVVGAASPAGRGLSAQRAVDATPAVRAVPGGDRAAG from the coding sequence GTGGACACCGTCGCAGACACCGAGATCAGCGAAGCCGCCTGGCTCGCGACGCAGCAGCGCAACCTGGCGCGCCTGAAGGTGACCGCCGTCGTCGCCGCCCTCTCCATCCCGGCGGTCTCGCTCTCGGCGATGGTGGTGAGCGAGCAGTTCGTCTCCGGTCACCACTCCTACCTGATGGCCGGCGCGATCCAGCTGATCATCTCGGTGCCCATCGTCGTGCTGCTGTTCCGCTTCGTCCGGTCGGACCAGGACCGGGCCAACCGGCTGGTGGGCTCCCTGACGTCGCACCTCTCGCGGGCCGTGGAGGTGGCGGAGTCCCAGGCCCGCCGCCGCGAACTGCAGGCCGACCGCCAGGAGTTCGAGACGCGACTGGCGAATGCGCTGGACATGGCCGAGGGCGAACCGGAGGTCATCGACGTCATCGAGCGGTCGTTCGCCACCATCCTGCCGGCGGCCCCGGTCGAGCTGCTGCTCGCCGACAACAGCCACGCGCACCTGACCCGGATGGCCAGTTCGGCCGCCGGCGCACCCGGCTGTGGTGTGGATTCCCCCGACCACTGCCCGGCCGCCCGCCGCGCGCAGGTGCAGCGGTTCGACGACAGCGACGACCTGGACGCGTGCCCCAAGCTGCGTGGCCGCGCCGAGGGAGCGGTGTCCGCGGTGTGCGTGCCGGTGTCCATCATGGGCCGGACGGTGGGCGTCATCCATTCCACCGGCGAGGCCGGGACCCAGGTCGCCGAGGACACCGTGCTCGACCTGGGCACGCTGTCCAAGCTCGGTGGCGCCCGGATCGGGCTGCTGCGCGTGATGGCCGAGACCCAGTTGCAGGCGGCCACCGACAGCCTCACCGGACTGCTGAACCGGCGGTCGTTCGAGACCCAGGTGGCGCGCGCGCGTCGCGAGTCTCCGGTCGTCGCGGTGGCCATGGCCGACCTCGACCATTTCAAGACGCTCAACGACACCTACGGGCACGAGACGGGTGACCGCGCCCTGCGGCTGTTCGCCAAGGTGCTCGCCGGCTCCGTGCGCAGCCAGGACCTGGTGTGCCGACAGGGCGGTGAGGAGTTCGTCGTCGCCCTGATGGGCTGCGGCGCCGACACGGCCCGGGGGGTGCTGGACGCGGTCCGCACCCGGCTGGAGGCCGCCATCACGGTCGCCGGGCTCCCCGCGTTCACCGTCAGCTTCGGCCTCGTGCAGGGAGACGACCGCGAGGACCTCCCGGAGCTCATCGAGCGGGCGGACGCCGCCCTGTTCGAGGCCAAGCGCGCCGGCCGCGACCGGGTGGTCGTGCACGACGCCGCCGGCATCGTGGTCGGCGCGGCATCGCCGGCCGGGCGCGGCCTGTCGGCGCAGCGGGCCGTCGACGCCACCCCGGCCGTCCGGGCCGTCCCCGGCGGGGACCGCGCCGCCGGCTGA
- a CDS encoding aldo/keto reductase: MVAALGLGLAALGRPAYITTDRAADLPADRPPAVMRARTHEMLDAAVSLGVRYVDAARGYGAAEEFLASWVATAADVPFVASKWGYRYTADWRADATRHEEKDHSRAMLDRQWAETTALLGPWLRLYQVHSLTLNSPLFDDAAVLARLGEIRAQGVEVGFSTSGPDQAAAVRRGLALTVDGAPLFTSVQSTWNLLEPSAGDALAEAHAAGVRVVVKEALANGLLAGHPALAGEHPADRLALAAALAQPWADVVLTGAVTVSQLESNVGATGLVVDPDAFGALATPPAAYWAARSRRAWA, encoded by the coding sequence GTGGTCGCCGCACTCGGTCTCGGGCTCGCCGCCCTGGGTCGCCCCGCCTACATCACCACCGACCGGGCCGCCGACCTGCCGGCGGACCGGCCCCCGGCGGTGATGCGCGCCCGCACCCACGAGATGCTCGACGCCGCTGTGTCTCTGGGTGTCCGCTACGTCGACGCCGCCCGCGGGTACGGCGCCGCGGAGGAGTTCCTCGCCTCGTGGGTGGCCACCGCAGCCGACGTGCCCTTCGTGGCCAGCAAATGGGGCTACCGCTACACCGCGGACTGGCGTGCGGACGCGACCCGGCACGAGGAGAAGGACCACTCCCGCGCGATGCTGGACCGGCAGTGGGCGGAGACGACGGCGCTGCTCGGCCCGTGGCTGCGGCTGTACCAGGTCCATTCGCTGACCCTGAACAGCCCGTTGTTCGACGATGCCGCCGTGCTGGCCCGGCTCGGTGAGATCCGCGCGCAGGGCGTCGAAGTGGGGTTCTCGACCTCCGGACCGGACCAGGCGGCGGCCGTCCGCCGGGGACTGGCCCTGACCGTCGACGGCGCACCGCTGTTCACCTCGGTCCAATCCACCTGGAACCTGCTCGAGCCCTCGGCCGGCGACGCTCTCGCCGAGGCCCACGCCGCGGGTGTGCGCGTGGTGGTCAAGGAGGCGTTGGCCAACGGGTTGCTGGCCGGGCACCCGGCGCTGGCCGGCGAGCACCCGGCGGACCGGCTGGCGCTCGCGGCCGCCCTCGCGCAGCCCTGGGCCGACGTCGTGCTCACCGGAGCCGTGACCGTGTCACAGCTCGAGAGCAACGTGGGCGCAACCGGTCTGGTGGTCGACCCCGATGCGTTCGGTGCGCTCGCGACACCGCCCGCCGCCTACTGGGCCGCGCGGAGCCGCCGCGCCTGGGCCTGA
- a CDS encoding diguanylate cyclase, which translates to MTAATVLVADDSLLIRAVVRSGLEEEGYRVVEAVDGIAALAQCRSTVPDAVLLDIEMPGLNGYEVLQRLKADPALAHIPVVFLTSRTDTADIVAGLRGGAHDYLKKPFEPAELLARVGSAVHLKQVQDQLWERNAELDRISRTDSLTGLYNRWHLQDELTRQRRTAQRHREPLAVILFDIDHFKQVNDRHGHPAGDLVLCEFARRLSSQVRSGDVVGRWGGEEFLVLMPRTDRTGAVTVAERIRAVTAATPVSGGDVDIAITVSGGCALGSADASDDLIRLADDRLYEAKTGGRNRIVAGPVP; encoded by the coding sequence GTGACCGCCGCGACGGTCCTGGTGGCCGACGACTCGCTGCTCATCCGGGCCGTGGTCCGGTCGGGGCTCGAGGAGGAGGGCTACCGGGTCGTGGAGGCCGTGGACGGGATCGCCGCGCTCGCGCAGTGCCGCAGCACCGTTCCCGACGCGGTGCTGCTCGACATCGAGATGCCGGGTCTGAACGGTTACGAGGTGCTGCAGCGGCTCAAGGCCGACCCGGCGCTCGCGCACATCCCGGTCGTGTTCCTCACCAGCCGCACCGACACCGCCGACATCGTCGCCGGTCTGCGCGGCGGCGCGCACGACTACCTGAAGAAGCCGTTCGAGCCGGCGGAACTGCTCGCCCGGGTCGGCTCGGCGGTGCACCTCAAGCAGGTGCAGGACCAGCTCTGGGAGCGCAACGCCGAGCTCGACCGGATCAGCCGCACCGACAGCCTCACCGGCCTGTACAACCGGTGGCACCTGCAGGACGAGTTGACCCGGCAACGGCGCACCGCGCAGCGGCACCGCGAACCACTGGCGGTGATCCTCTTCGACATCGACCACTTCAAGCAGGTCAACGACCGGCACGGCCATCCGGCCGGCGACCTGGTGCTGTGCGAGTTCGCCCGTCGGTTGAGCAGCCAGGTGCGTTCGGGGGACGTGGTGGGCCGGTGGGGCGGCGAGGAGTTCCTGGTCCTGATGCCGCGCACCGACCGGACCGGGGCGGTGACCGTCGCCGAGCGGATCCGCGCGGTGACGGCGGCCACCCCGGTCTCCGGGGGCGACGTCGACATCGCGATCACGGTCAGCGGCGGCTGTGCGCTCGGGTCCGCGGACGCCTCCGACGATCTCATCAGGCTGGCCGACGACCGGCTCTACGAGGCGAAGACCGGTGGCCGGAACCGGATCGTCGCCGGACCGGTGCCGTGA